A genomic stretch from Strix aluco isolate bStrAlu1 chromosome 12, bStrAlu1.hap1, whole genome shotgun sequence includes:
- the USP3 gene encoding ubiquitin carboxyl-terminal hydrolase 3 isoform X4 yields MTNHKKTEKQDKVQHTVCMDCSSYSTYCYRCDDFVVNDTKLGLVQKVREHLQNLENSAFTSDRHRKRKLLENSSLNSKLLKVNGSTTALCATGLRNLGNTCFMNAILQSLSNIQQFCCYFKELPAVELRNGKTAGRRTYHTRSQGDNNVSLVEEFRKTLCALWQGSQTAFSPESLFYVVWKIMPNFRGYQQQDAHEFMRYLLDHLHLELQGGFNGVSRSVILQENSSLSASNKCCINGASTVVTAIFGGILQNEVNCLICGTESRKFDPFLDLSLDIPSQFRNKRTKNQENGPMCTLRDCLRSFTDLEELDETELYMCHKCKKKQKSTKKFWIQKLPKVLCLHLKRFHWTAYLRNKVDTYVEFPLRGLDMKCYLLEPENSGPESCLYDLAAVVVHHGSGVGSGHYTAYAAHEGRWFHFNDSTVTLTDEETVVKAKAYILFYVERQAKSGSDKL; encoded by the exons TTATCGCTGTGATGATTTTGTAGTCAATGATACCAAGCTGGGCCTGGTACAGAAGGTCAGAGAGCACCTTCAGAACTTGGAAAA TTCAGCCTTTACATCAGACAGACATAGGAAAAGAAAACTATTGGAAAACTCATCTCTGAACAGCAAGTTATTAAAAGTAAAT ggaAGCACCACTGCCCTTTGTGCCACAGGTCTTCGGAACCTGGGGAATACGTGTTTCATGAATGCAATCCTTCAGTCGCTCAG TAACATTCAACAGTTTTGCTGTTACTTCAAAGAGTTGCCTGCTGTGGAGCTGAGGAATGGGAAGACGGCAGGCAGGCGAACTTACCATACCAGGAGCCAGGGGGATAACAATGT TTCATTGGTGGAAGAATTCAGAAAGACGCTCTGTGCTTTATGGCAGGGAAGCCAAACTGCATTTAGTCCAGAGTCTTTGTTTTACGTTGTTTGGAAAATCATGCCAAATTTTAG GGGATACCAGCAACAGGATGCCCACGAGTTCATGCGTTACCTTTTGGACCATCTACACCTGGAACTCCAGGGTGGCTTCAATGGCGTTTCACGTTCAGTAATTTTGCAAGAAAATTCTAGCCTGTCTGCAAGCAACAAATGTTGCAT AAATGGAGCGTCTACTGTTGTCACAGCGATTTTTGGAGGCATTCTTCAAAATGAAGTCAACTGCCTAATATGTGGGACTGAATCTAGAAAGTTTGACCCATTCCTAG aCCTTTCACTAGATATTCCAAGTCAGTTCAGAAATAAACGTactaaaaatcaagaaaatggaCCAATGTGCACACTACGAG ATTGTCTTCGCAGTTTTACAGACCTGGAAGAACTTGATGAGACAGAGCTGTATATGTGTCacaaatgcaaaaagaaacagaagtccACCAAAAAATTCTGGATTCAGAAACTACCAAAG GTGCTATGCTTACACTTGAAACGATTTCACTGGACAGCATATCTGAGAAACAAGGTTGATACGTATGTTGAGTTTCCCTTACGAGGCCTAGACATGAAATGCTACTTGTTAGAG CCTGAAAACAGTGGCCCAGAAAGCTGCCTGTATGACCTTGCGGCTGTTGTTGTGCATCATGGTTCAGG CGTTGGCTCTGGACATTACACCGCATACGCAGCTCACGAAGGCCGTTGGTTCCATTTTAACGACAGTACTGTAACTTTGACCGACGAGGAGACTGTGGTAAAGGCCAAGGCCTACATCCTCTTCTACGTGGAACGGCAAGCCAAATCTGGATCAGATAAACTTTAA